The Paenibacillus sp. MBLB1832 genome has a window encoding:
- a CDS encoding nitroreductase family protein produces MSTSPSNEVEANRQPDHEINPQFIERWSPRSFSDQDVPEDVLLCLLEAARWAPSGNNNQPWRFIIARTPEHLTAFHSFIHPSNRVWCEKAPVLALAISHTLTPRGTENASHAFDTGTAWGYLALEANNQGLITHAMGGFDRDLARQTLNIPNDYAIHAVIAIGYRGPVDALPENLREREVPSSRNEVSTFTYFGKFE; encoded by the coding sequence ATGTCCACATCTCCATCCAATGAGGTTGAAGCTAATCGCCAACCAGATCATGAAATCAACCCGCAATTCATCGAACGCTGGTCGCCTCGTTCCTTCTCCGATCAAGACGTGCCTGAAGACGTTCTACTTTGCTTATTGGAAGCTGCTCGATGGGCGCCATCGGGTAACAACAATCAGCCTTGGCGTTTTATCATCGCACGTACACCTGAGCACCTCACTGCCTTCCATTCCTTCATTCACCCAAGCAATCGTGTCTGGTGTGAGAAGGCGCCTGTGCTCGCCCTCGCTATATCTCATACGCTAACTCCGCGCGGCACTGAAAATGCAAGCCATGCTTTCGATACAGGCACAGCCTGGGGATACTTGGCACTAGAAGCAAATAATCAAGGATTGATCACGCATGCGATGGGTGGTTTCGATCGTGATCTCGCTCGCCAAACGCTGAACATTCCTAACGATTATGCCATTCATGCGGTCATTGCGATCGGCTATCGCGGTCCTGTTGATGCGCTTCCTGAGAATTTGCGGGAACGTGAAGTTCCATCCAGCAGAAATGAAGTCTCTACATTCACTTATTTCGGAAAATTCGAATAA
- the rnz gene encoding ribonuclease Z: MDLYFLGTGAGMPSKQRNVTSIALNLLDERGTYWLFDCGEGTQQQILHSPVKLGRTEKIFITHLHGDHVYGLPGLLTSRSYLGGDTPLTLYGPKGLKAFVETALEVSGAHLTYTLHIVELTDEGVIFEDESFLVETARLEHRIECFGYRIVEKDQPGKLLNEKLKELGVPPGPLFGKLKQGLTIQLEDGRTLNGEDFLGAPVPGRVVVVLGDTRYCEGAKKLARGADVLVHEATFAMDKQELAYAFDHATSTDAARTAQEAGANALIMTHLSSRYQGDSVTELLHEAQHIHANSYLAKDFWCFDIPRKV, from the coding sequence GTGGACTTGTATTTTTTGGGAACAGGGGCAGGCATGCCTTCCAAACAGCGGAATGTGACCTCGATTGCGTTGAATTTGCTAGATGAACGTGGCACCTACTGGTTATTCGATTGTGGAGAAGGCACACAGCAACAAATCCTGCATTCTCCTGTGAAGCTAGGACGCACGGAGAAAATATTCATCACACATCTGCATGGTGATCATGTATATGGATTACCTGGGTTGTTAACGAGCCGCTCCTATTTGGGCGGAGATACACCGTTGACTTTATACGGACCAAAGGGATTGAAGGCATTCGTGGAGACAGCGCTTGAGGTTAGCGGGGCGCATTTGACCTATACGCTGCATATCGTCGAGTTGACGGATGAAGGTGTTATTTTCGAAGATGAGAGCTTCCTGGTGGAAACAGCGCGGTTAGAGCATCGCATCGAATGCTTCGGCTATCGCATCGTTGAGAAAGATCAGCCTGGCAAGCTGCTGAATGAAAAGTTAAAAGAGCTTGGTGTGCCGCCAGGCCCGCTATTCGGCAAGTTGAAGCAAGGGCTAACGATTCAGTTAGAGGATGGCCGAACACTGAATGGGGAGGATTTTCTTGGCGCGCCTGTTCCAGGGCGTGTGGTGGTGGTTCTTGGCGACACCAGATATTGTGAGGGTGCCAAAAAGCTAGCGCGCGGCGCAGACGTCCTCGTCCATGAAGCGACATTCGCGATGGATAAGCAGGAGCTCGCGTATGCGTTTGACCACGCGACATCGACGGATGCCGCGCGGACGGCGCAAGAAGCAGGTGCGAATGCGCTGATTATGACGCACTTGAGCTCGCGCTATCAGGGCGATAGCGTGACGGAATTATTGCATGAGGCGCAGCATATTCACGCTAACAGCTATCTGGCGAAGGACTTCTGGTGCTTCGACATCCCACGTAAAGTGTGA
- a CDS encoding Fpg/Nei family DNA glycosylase: protein MPELPEMETYRQQLSRRILNETVTKVEVTRPKSLNISADTFAQKLVGNRIVRMERKAKHLLFHLATGDVLLLHLMLGGWMFYGSEKEKPDRTVQIELHFGEKRLYFIGLRLGYLHVHTPDEVIDLLHKLGPEPLGINLAQFRHALRMKKGTIKVTFVDQSFLSGIGNCYSDEICFEAGILPTRKVASLNEEDTMRLFQAMQALLREAIQAGGYMEEPLFVGDRLTGQYNDRCRVYDRNGEACLRCGNPIIQIELSSRKCFYCAHCQS from the coding sequence GTGCCTGAGCTGCCTGAAATGGAAACGTATCGTCAACAGTTATCCAGAAGAATCCTAAATGAGACAGTGACAAAGGTTGAAGTAACACGACCAAAGTCTTTGAATATAAGCGCTGACACTTTTGCCCAAAAGCTAGTCGGCAACCGAATTGTGCGCATGGAGCGTAAGGCGAAGCATTTGCTGTTTCATTTGGCGACAGGTGACGTGCTGTTGCTCCACCTCATGTTAGGCGGTTGGATGTTCTATGGTTCTGAAAAGGAGAAGCCTGATCGTACGGTTCAAATTGAGCTTCATTTTGGCGAGAAGCGGCTCTATTTCATTGGCTTACGGTTAGGCTACTTGCATGTGCACACACCAGATGAGGTCATTGATCTTTTGCATAAATTGGGCCCAGAGCCCCTTGGAATCAATCTCGCTCAATTTCGTCATGCACTTCGTATGAAGAAGGGAACGATTAAAGTTACCTTTGTTGATCAATCTTTTTTATCAGGTATTGGCAATTGTTACTCGGATGAAATTTGCTTTGAAGCGGGGATTTTGCCGACGAGAAAAGTGGCATCGCTGAACGAAGAGGATACCATGAGACTTTTTCAAGCCATGCAAGCACTTCTGCGAGAAGCGATTCAAGCTGGGGGATACATGGAGGAACCACTCTTTGTTGGTGATCGATTAACGGGTCAATATAATGATCGTTGCCGCGTCTATGATCGGAATGGAGAAGCGTGTTTACGCTGCGGGAACCCGATTATTCAAATTGAGCTATCCAGTCGGAAATGTTTCTATTGTGCTCACTGTCAATCGTGA
- a CDS encoding metal-dependent hydrolase: MDTGSHLLFGVTLAGLACLEPAVVQDPALAHAILAGTLLGSHAPDLDTFARLKGYAYYVQIHRGVTHSLPALLIWPILFALPLAGIFGVWDHLLSLYAWIFAAVVLHVGLDLFNTYGVQCLRPFSKKWLHLDTLCLYEPFLFALHALGAGVWFFAWHGGGGSYVGEMFALIYAAAIFYMAIRTMQRNRHVKRVKIALNREDGICHLVPSLSWFLWQFVLESDCCFYLGEIRFGQVIVHEQYSKKDYNQHETHPVVQASMSTKGVRAFLTFAQRIHVSWKEKNDGYLVEWRDARFWHKQRKFPFGVDVQLDRDMKVVSDRIGMDKKAWDPPFV, from the coding sequence ATGGATACAGGGAGTCATCTATTGTTTGGCGTCACTTTAGCGGGACTGGCTTGTTTGGAACCTGCCGTTGTGCAGGATCCAGCCTTAGCACATGCCATCCTGGCAGGTACGTTGCTGGGATCGCATGCTCCTGATTTGGATACCTTCGCACGGTTAAAAGGATATGCGTATTATGTCCAAATTCATCGTGGCGTGACCCACTCCTTGCCAGCTTTACTGATATGGCCTATCTTGTTTGCGCTGCCCTTAGCAGGTATTTTCGGTGTGTGGGATCATTTGCTCAGCCTGTATGCCTGGATTTTCGCTGCGGTCGTGCTGCATGTTGGTTTGGATTTATTCAATACGTATGGCGTGCAATGCTTGCGTCCTTTCTCGAAAAAGTGGCTTCACCTCGATACGCTATGTCTGTATGAGCCCTTCTTGTTCGCCTTACATGCGTTGGGCGCTGGCGTTTGGTTTTTTGCATGGCACGGCGGAGGTGGGAGCTATGTTGGGGAAATGTTTGCTCTGATTTATGCGGCCGCCATCTTCTACATGGCCATACGTACGATGCAGCGTAATCGTCATGTGAAACGTGTGAAAATTGCATTAAACAGGGAAGATGGCATTTGCCATCTCGTCCCCAGTCTGAGTTGGTTCTTGTGGCAATTTGTACTTGAGAGCGATTGCTGCTTTTACTTGGGGGAAATTCGGTTTGGGCAAGTCATCGTGCACGAGCAATATAGCAAAAAAGATTACAATCAACATGAAACGCATCCTGTTGTGCAAGCTAGCATGTCGACGAAAGGTGTTCGTGCCTTCCTAACTTTCGCACAGCGTATTCATGTGAGCTGGAAAGAGAAAAATGACGGCTACCTCGTAGAGTGGCGGGATGCACGCTTTTGGCATAAACAACGAAAGTTTCCCTTTGGCGTTGATGTTCAGCTAGATCGAGATATGAAGGTCGTTAGTGATCGGATTGGTATGGATAAGAAGGCGTGGGACCCGCCATTTGTTTAG
- a CDS encoding ribonuclease H-like domain-containing protein — translation MSGLRERLGRLRGPAAASATPPPPPEAGGEWAQLGAHIATSPGGSFVMRRRVYGADSVHGKYRLSDLADVAPQLSSFHEHDAVVRAEELLFFDTETTGLGVGAGNVPFMVGIGYYEDEQFIVEQLFIRNPAEEQAMLLYLQALLGRFTHIVSYNGRTFDWPILKNRFVLNRLALEDAELLQLDLLYSARSLWRNSLPSCRLSKVEEARLGFERVDDVPGSMAPALYFLYLAEKDPSVLKGVFVHNEHDIVTLAALAIHFGRLLTPANEDSMDEEYCSDVETDEGGFGAEELHQLDLEELYRTGVWLDKMDRIAKAERYFDRLYTRLLDEVPDRPPADREIAAMQLADWYKKRGRYSRAVELWKTAILLKPSSISSQLEPYLELAMYYEHKEKNLELAVFYTEEAWAKLWRRRALQRADRKFSELEDAWEKRLNRLQDKIRKKKSTHAPKETVKQVAVRTKPNKKLERPSYVAESLI, via the coding sequence ATGAGCGGGCTCCGCGAAAGGCTCGGCCGCCTGCGGGGACCCGCAGCGGCAAGTGCAACGCCGCCGCCCCCGCCCGAGGCGGGGGGCGAATGGGCGCAGCTCGGCGCCCATATCGCGACGAGCCCTGGGGGCTCGTTCGTGATGCGGCGCCGTGTGTACGGCGCGGACAGCGTGCACGGCAAATATCGGCTGAGTGACCTCGCCGATGTGGCGCCGCAGCTGTCCAGCTTTCACGAGCACGACGCCGTCGTCCGGGCCGAAGAGTTGCTCTTCTTCGACACGGAAACGACCGGACTCGGCGTCGGCGCAGGGAACGTGCCGTTCATGGTTGGCATCGGCTACTACGAGGATGAGCAGTTCATCGTGGAACAGCTCTTCATTCGAAACCCTGCTGAGGAGCAGGCGATGCTCCTTTACCTGCAAGCGCTGCTCGGCCGCTTTACTCATATCGTCTCCTATAACGGACGTACGTTCGATTGGCCGATTCTTAAAAATCGCTTCGTCCTGAATCGACTAGCTCTTGAAGATGCAGAGCTTCTGCAGCTGGATCTTCTCTATTCAGCTCGTAGTTTGTGGCGGAACTCGCTGCCATCCTGCCGTTTGAGCAAAGTGGAGGAGGCCAGACTTGGCTTCGAACGAGTGGATGATGTGCCAGGATCGATGGCACCTGCGTTGTATTTTCTCTATTTAGCAGAGAAGGATCCTTCTGTCCTTAAGGGAGTCTTCGTGCACAATGAGCATGATATTGTGACATTGGCTGCGCTTGCGATTCATTTTGGTCGGTTATTGACACCTGCAAATGAAGATAGCATGGACGAAGAATACTGCTCTGATGTTGAAACGGACGAAGGCGGTTTTGGTGCAGAAGAACTTCATCAACTTGATTTGGAAGAGCTGTATCGTACCGGTGTTTGGCTCGACAAAATGGATCGCATCGCTAAAGCAGAGCGTTATTTCGATAGGTTATATACAAGATTACTAGATGAAGTACCAGATCGGCCGCCTGCGGATCGGGAAATTGCAGCAATGCAATTAGCGGATTGGTATAAGAAGAGAGGCCGTTATTCACGAGCAGTGGAGCTTTGGAAAACTGCTATTCTCTTGAAGCCATCAAGTATTTCGTCGCAATTGGAGCCCTATTTGGAGCTGGCGATGTACTACGAGCATAAAGAGAAGAATCTGGAACTCGCGGTTTTCTATACGGAAGAAGCGTGGGCGAAGCTCTGGCGCAGACGTGCACTGCAACGTGCGGATCGGAAGTTCTCGGAGCTAGAAGATGCTTGGGAGAAACGTTTGAACAGGTTGCAGGACAAAATTCGTAAGAAGAAGTCTACACATGCGCCAAAGGAAACGGTTAAGCAAGTGGCGGTTAGAACGAAGCCAAACAAGAAGTTGGAAAGGCCTTCCTATGTCGCTGAAAGCTTGATTTAA
- a CDS encoding DEAD/DEAH box helicase, with protein sequence MNPFTGKVSSMIEMIQGLRQTPEIMAQVTYWHTIPPRDPKLADFPEGLHEGIRPALRHKQIHQLYTHQAESFRHATSGKHVVTVTPTASGKTLCYNLPVIQKVLENDASRALYLFPTKALAQDQVAELQEMIDYMGVDLKTHTYDGDTPPTVRQAIRNAGHIVVTNPDMLHSAILPHHTKWVKLFENLTYIVIDEVHSYRGVFGSHVANVIRRLKRICRFYGSNPQFICASATIENPKEHAERLIGESVTLIDNNGAPAGEKHFVFYNPPVVNQQLGIRKSSVLETRKLAGTLLRSGIQTIVFARSRVRVEILLTYLQELVSHELGSKSIRGYRGGYLPKLRREIERGLRSGEIRGVVSTNALELGIDIGQLQACVLNGYPGTIASTWQQSGRAGRRQETSLTILVASSNPLDQYLIQNPRYFFERPPEQARIHPDNLIILVDHVKCAAYELPFEAHEKFGEESLTDVLEYLTEEQVLHHANDRWYWMEQSFPAHNISLRSAAQENFIIIDMTNGHRVIGECDRFSAPTLIHEEAIYIHEGIQFQVEKLDYEEKKAFVRQVNVDYFTDASMAVQLKVLHVNREGRTGGLLRQLGEVTVNAQPTIFKKIRLRTHENIGSGPIRLPEEELHTSSYWFTFDEEMAKGRSANDMQHALLGIANVLGHLAPLYLMCDPLDIRVVPQVKAVHNKLPTVFFYDRYPGGVGLSDRLYEVHGQLMDQARSLITSCGCISGCPACVGPIEEVGLLGKQLALELLAQLNGGAR encoded by the coding sequence ATGAATCCTTTCACAGGTAAAGTCTCTTCTATGATAGAAATGATTCAAGGGCTGCGCCAAACGCCTGAAATCATGGCTCAAGTCACCTATTGGCACACGATACCCCCGCGCGATCCTAAGCTGGCTGATTTTCCAGAAGGATTACATGAGGGTATTCGTCCTGCTCTTCGACATAAACAAATTCACCAGCTCTATACGCACCAAGCGGAGTCTTTCCGCCATGCAACTTCGGGAAAGCATGTTGTCACGGTAACGCCGACTGCTTCTGGGAAAACATTATGCTATAACCTGCCAGTGATCCAAAAGGTTTTGGAAAATGATGCGTCGCGCGCGTTATATTTGTTCCCAACCAAAGCATTGGCACAGGATCAGGTAGCTGAATTACAAGAAATGATCGATTACATGGGTGTGGATTTGAAAACTCATACCTATGATGGGGACACGCCGCCTACTGTGCGTCAGGCGATTCGTAATGCAGGACATATTGTCGTGACGAATCCCGATATGCTGCATTCCGCAATACTGCCTCATCATACGAAATGGGTCAAGTTGTTTGAGAATCTCACTTATATCGTCATTGATGAGGTGCATTCGTATCGCGGTGTTTTCGGCAGCCATGTTGCGAATGTGATTCGAAGATTAAAGCGGATTTGCCGATTTTATGGCTCAAATCCGCAGTTTATTTGCGCATCCGCGACGATTGAGAACCCGAAGGAGCATGCAGAACGGCTTATTGGCGAATCGGTAACGTTGATTGATAATAACGGTGCTCCAGCAGGCGAAAAACACTTCGTGTTCTATAACCCGCCAGTTGTCAATCAACAGTTGGGCATTCGCAAAAGCTCCGTCTTGGAGACGCGCAAGCTAGCGGGTACGCTGCTGCGAAGCGGGATCCAGACGATCGTGTTTGCACGGAGCCGCGTGAGGGTCGAGATTTTGCTGACCTACCTGCAGGAGCTCGTAAGCCACGAGCTGGGCAGCAAATCGATCCGCGGCTATCGCGGCGGATATCTCCCGAAGCTGCGCCGGGAGATTGAAAGAGGCTTACGCAGCGGGGAAATCCGCGGCGTCGTGAGCACGAACGCACTGGAGCTGGGCATCGACATCGGCCAGCTGCAAGCGTGCGTGCTCAATGGCTATCCAGGGACGATAGCCAGCACTTGGCAGCAGTCCGGGCGTGCCGGGCGGCGGCAGGAGACCTCGCTGACGATTCTCGTCGCGAGCAGCAATCCGCTGGATCAATATTTGATCCAGAATCCGCGGTATTTCTTCGAGCGGCCGCCGGAGCAGGCTCGCATTCATCCAGACAACCTGATCATCCTTGTCGATCATGTGAAGTGTGCGGCGTATGAGCTGCCTTTCGAAGCCCATGAGAAGTTCGGTGAGGAGTCTCTTACCGATGTGCTGGAGTATTTGACAGAAGAACAAGTACTCCATCACGCGAATGATCGGTGGTATTGGATGGAGCAGTCTTTCCCTGCGCATAACATCTCGCTGCGCTCGGCGGCGCAAGAGAATTTTATTATTATTGATATGACGAATGGTCACCGGGTTATTGGGGAGTGTGATAGGTTTAGCGCGCCCACATTAATTCACGAAGAGGCTATTTATATTCATGAGGGAATTCAATTCCAAGTGGAAAAGTTGGATTACGAAGAGAAGAAGGCATTCGTTCGACAAGTCAATGTCGATTATTTCACAGATGCGAGCATGGCTGTTCAGTTGAAAGTACTGCATGTGAACCGTGAGGGGCGCACTGGCGGATTACTTCGTCAACTAGGCGAGGTGACGGTGAACGCGCAGCCTACGATTTTCAAAAAAATTCGATTGCGTACACATGAAAACATCGGATCAGGACCGATTCGTTTGCCTGAAGAGGAGCTTCACACCAGCTCTTACTGGTTCACGTTTGACGAGGAGATGGCTAAGGGACGTTCGGCGAATGACATGCAGCATGCGCTGCTTGGGATCGCGAACGTACTCGGGCATCTGGCGCCGTTGTATTTGATGTGCGACCCGCTGGATATTCGGGTCGTACCGCAGGTTAAGGCCGTGCATAATAAGCTGCCGACGGTGTTTTTCTACGACCGGTACCCTGGCGGCGTAGGGCTAAGTGATCGGCTGTACGAGGTCCACGGACAGCTGATGGACCAAGCGCGCAGCCTAATCACGAGCTGCGGCTGTATCAGTGGCTGCCCGGCCTGCGTCGGGCCGATCGAAGAGGTCGGTCTGCTCGGCAAGCAGCTCGCGTTGGAGCTGCTTGCGCAGCTCAATGGCGGTGCCCGATGA
- a CDS encoding GNAT family N-acetyltransferase, which produces MMRVPLQTAPQPAKLAVKLASNTGEIEQAMRLRYQVFVEEENNFRMLNERKLESDDFDAYCDHLIVQDLETEEVVGTYRLLPGDRAVEGIGFYSETEFDLSAYAQRKKQSLELGRSCVAPPYRDGRTIQLLWEGIAGYSSENGFSHLIGCASVHFAQMEALNEIYSLLRLKQVWTDRYGIQPLPSYRITGLSQIELSGSEKELFRKLPPLMKGYQWLGAEIAGDPAYDELFGTVDFFIVLEKEKVTRRYKRHFLAT; this is translated from the coding sequence ATGATGAGAGTACCTCTGCAAACGGCGCCACAACCAGCAAAGCTTGCGGTCAAGCTAGCCAGCAACACAGGTGAAATTGAGCAAGCGATGCGCCTTCGTTATCAAGTTTTTGTTGAAGAAGAGAACAATTTTCGGATGCTCAATGAGCGCAAGCTGGAATCTGACGATTTTGACGCGTATTGTGATCATCTGATTGTGCAAGATCTCGAGACCGAAGAGGTTGTCGGTACGTATCGACTCCTGCCTGGCGACCGCGCTGTGGAGGGCATTGGCTTTTACTCGGAAACGGAGTTTGATCTGAGCGCTTACGCGCAACGGAAAAAACAATCCTTAGAGCTTGGTCGAAGCTGCGTGGCACCCCCATATCGGGATGGCAGAACAATTCAATTGCTTTGGGAAGGCATTGCAGGCTATAGCAGTGAGAATGGCTTCTCACATCTTATTGGATGTGCTTCGGTTCATTTTGCTCAGATGGAAGCGTTGAATGAGATCTATTCGTTGTTGCGCTTGAAGCAGGTGTGGACAGACCGTTACGGTATCCAGCCCCTCCCATCATATCGAATCACAGGCCTCTCCCAGATTGAATTGAGTGGCAGCGAGAAAGAGTTGTTTCGAAAGCTTCCTCCACTGATGAAAGGCTACCAATGGCTGGGCGCGGAAATTGCTGGGGACCCTGCTTATGATGAGTTGTTTGGGACGGTCGATTTCTTCATTGTTTTGGAGAAAGAGAAGGTCACTCGCCGATACAAACGTCACTTTCTAGCCACATAG
- a CDS encoding lysophospholipid acyltransferase family protein yields the protein MYAWIAKLTSDSRRIDRITRLSHWMPLWLMNILCIGVAHVVYVFCRRGFLMRVESNLVDLLGPMPSRKLRKILKGYMQNVIFTLYEILVGVDGTRIPHFELEGDENIQEAQRIAAGKGFILYTPHSGNFFLYYRYFAHRFDCLTVASAGSSELRPIYLKFAEMGCKGLDYDSVPPLQLYRALRKHLLDGGIVFLLGDFWRPNFPLSTLFGRTTRTPEGTAMLALDEGIPVVPFYGYRVHGFEHRLVAEAPLLLRADSSFVPKGPRAARAEANVVLNAFMEQVIRAQPESWFYWWNVHERWEEQASLKQHEKKGA from the coding sequence ATGTATGCGTGGATTGCCAAATTAACCTCAGATTCACGTCGAATTGATCGAATAACCAGGCTTTCACACTGGATGCCACTGTGGCTGATGAATATCTTGTGTATAGGAGTAGCTCATGTCGTGTATGTGTTTTGCCGACGCGGCTTCCTAATGCGAGTAGAAAGTAACTTAGTTGATCTATTAGGCCCAATGCCGAGCAGGAAGCTCAGAAAGATTTTGAAAGGGTATATGCAAAATGTCATCTTCACCCTTTACGAAATTCTCGTTGGGGTTGATGGAACACGTATCCCTCACTTCGAACTCGAAGGGGACGAAAATATACAAGAAGCGCAGCGCATAGCGGCTGGAAAAGGCTTTATTTTATATACGCCGCATAGTGGCAACTTCTTTCTTTACTATCGGTACTTCGCTCATCGCTTCGATTGTCTGACGGTTGCTTCTGCTGGAAGCTCAGAGCTTAGACCGATCTATCTAAAGTTTGCCGAGATGGGTTGCAAAGGGTTGGATTATGACAGCGTACCTCCCTTGCAGCTGTATCGAGCATTGCGCAAGCATCTTCTCGATGGTGGAATTGTGTTTCTTCTAGGCGATTTCTGGCGACCGAATTTTCCGCTTTCAACGTTATTTGGTAGAACGACAAGGACGCCGGAAGGAACGGCAATGCTGGCCTTAGATGAGGGGATTCCCGTTGTACCTTTCTATGGATATCGCGTTCATGGCTTTGAGCACCGCCTAGTGGCTGAAGCGCCTCTACTGCTGCGTGCAGACAGTTCGTTTGTGCCAAAAGGACCGAGAGCGGCGCGAGCCGAAGCGAATGTCGTCTTGAATGCGTTTATGGAGCAAGTTATACGCGCACAGCCAGAATCGTGGTTCTACTGGTGGAATGTGCATGAACGGTGGGAAGAGCAAGCGAGTTTAAAACAGCATGAGAAAAAGGGAGCGTGA